In one Aromatoleum aromaticum EbN1 genomic region, the following are encoded:
- a CDS encoding HlyD family type I secretion periplasmic adaptor subunit, with the protein MSAFDGANRERAVVPTDTRFDTRAFYAVAGCFFGFLLLWGFFAELDSGAIAEGEVIPAGRVKTVQHLEGGIIQAILVREGESVRAGTELVRLEDTEARAQLGIAETDRAAQEALVQRLEAERDGRPYRPAPEVAAAPSVMAQVRLFESRQDALRKEEAGLNVRVDGIRRELQSWEGKGAALDELQANAEEESRLNQRLFEKNFISRPRLLQLQGQQAESAVRLSENSAEIARSRQRLADTEVAIAKLKNDWMSTLLEELRRAQEAAAAARERVTVARDRLARKRLVAPQDGIVNDLRYTTVGGVVPPGGAVLDVVPVAERLVVEARVLPDDIDVVRAGLEARVRLTAYKARSHLSLIGKVTHVSGSTFRDEHAQGRPFYKARVEIDAKELDKVERGLLIPGMLAQVEIVAGKRSAMRYLFDPIIDSMNRAFKES; encoded by the coding sequence GTGTCGGCGTTTGATGGCGCGAACCGGGAAAGGGCCGTCGTTCCGACCGATACCCGCTTCGATACGCGCGCTTTCTACGCGGTCGCGGGGTGCTTCTTCGGGTTTCTGCTGCTATGGGGCTTTTTCGCCGAACTCGATTCTGGCGCCATTGCCGAGGGGGAGGTGATTCCGGCGGGGCGGGTGAAGACCGTTCAGCATCTGGAAGGCGGCATCATCCAGGCGATCCTGGTGCGCGAAGGGGAGTCCGTCAGAGCGGGAACAGAACTGGTGCGGCTCGAGGATACCGAGGCACGCGCGCAGCTCGGTATCGCCGAAACCGATCGTGCTGCGCAGGAGGCGCTGGTGCAGCGACTGGAGGCCGAGCGTGACGGTCGTCCCTACCGGCCTGCGCCCGAGGTGGCGGCTGCGCCGAGCGTGATGGCGCAGGTGCGCCTGTTCGAATCGCGCCAGGACGCGCTGAGAAAGGAAGAGGCCGGTCTGAATGTGCGCGTCGACGGCATCCGCCGCGAGCTGCAGAGCTGGGAAGGCAAGGGAGCAGCCCTGGACGAGCTGCAGGCGAATGCCGAAGAGGAGAGCCGGCTGAACCAGCGGCTGTTCGAGAAGAACTTCATCTCGCGCCCGCGCCTGCTGCAGCTGCAGGGTCAGCAGGCCGAAAGTGCCGTCCGGCTCTCGGAAAACTCGGCTGAGATCGCGCGATCGCGCCAGCGGCTGGCCGATACCGAGGTGGCGATCGCGAAGCTGAAGAATGACTGGATGAGCACGCTGCTGGAAGAACTGCGCCGTGCCCAGGAGGCCGCGGCGGCTGCGCGTGAGCGAGTGACGGTGGCGCGCGACCGGCTGGCGCGCAAGCGCCTCGTGGCACCACAGGACGGTATCGTCAATGATCTGCGCTACACCACGGTCGGCGGCGTCGTGCCGCCGGGAGGCGCGGTGCTGGATGTCGTGCCGGTCGCTGAACGCCTGGTCGTGGAGGCACGCGTCCTGCCCGACGACATCGATGTGGTGCGGGCGGGGCTGGAGGCGCGGGTGCGACTGACCGCCTACAAGGCGCGCTCGCATCTCAGCCTCATTGGCAAGGTGACGCATGTATCGGGCAGCACCTTCCGCGACGAGCACGCCCAGGGCCGCCCCTTCTACAAGGCCCGGGTCGAGATCGATGCGAAGGAACTGGACAAGGTGGAGCGCGGCCTGCTGATCCCGGGCATGCTCGCACAGGTCGAAATCGTGGCCGGCAAGCGCAGCGCCATGCGCT